TGTTGTTCACCCTCTCGAGCGACTACTGTAGACACAGACTTAATATATCTTTATTTTCACCTCGCAGGGTCCAGTATCTGACGTCGCAGCCGTGGTACGATAAGAACGATACGGATTTAAATAATGAGCGCGCCCAGAAGGCCTACACGGCCATGCTGACCGTAACCCCCAAACAGCCGAATGATAACGAGTACACCCGGGTCTCCAATGAGGTGAGTGTAAAATTGGGAAAAGCACGAGGAAAGGCCGGGAATGAGCCTGCATGCAGCTGCATGAGGGGGCTGCATGCATTTGCATGGAAATGGATGTGGAAgccaatttgaaaatttgtgcAGATttcttgtgtgtgtttttccacattttttgggCCATCCTCATGCATACTCAATGCCACGTCCCTCTCGGCCGCAACTTATTTTGCCAGCCAACTCCCAACAGGCAACATGCAACGTGGCGAGGGCGCTGGGCTAGGaattgtaaacatttttctgtTGCTGCCTGGCAAATGTGCAACAAACAAAGCCGATAGCACCTAAGAgcatttgctggccaactCCAAGCCCTCTCCGAAGAGCCCTCAAAAAGCAGGGGCAGCCACCTGAAAACCGAATGAATTTCACTCTTACAGCTCTTTGCTGCACCTGATAAGCAGAATGGCCAACTACGGGAGTGGCCACCTCCAAAGAGGCTTCCTTGGACCTCCAGTCCGTCTGGCTAATGACGCTCTACACCCCATGTTTCCACTTATTCAAAGGCGGGGAGAGGGGCAAGTGCACACAACATCGTTTTCCTTTGGCAACATCTTATATGTACAAGTTAGCACACTGTTTGCTGGCATTTAAGATACAAATATGAGATATGTCTAACCAGGGAAGCCTTTTTGTTTGGCGAAAGCTTGCATTATTGTCCAATACTTGTGAATACTTTTAATACACACATGTGTAGATTTTATTGCGAACATACAAACTTATGTAGTTCATATTATTAGGAATCTTCTTTGTTTTCACCCCTTTTCACAAGATTAACGTCTACAAATTGTCTGCTTTTGTCACATTCTTTAAACACCACACTCGAAATAATTAAAGATGTAGATTGGGATTAACTTCATTCTTGAAGATTTAAGTTTGATAGCCTACAGAAAGAATACCCTCACAGCTGTATTCATTTGCCAAAAGCTGGGAGAACTCGGTTGGCCACCTGGCATACAATGCCATCCTTCCACATTTAAGCATTGCAGCTTAAATTGTCGGCCTTCTTGGCAGAAAACTTACGCTCAATGGACATTTGCAACCGCAGCTCCGGCCAAATCCCGGCATCGCCGCTTGTCAAAGGAGAATGCCGAGTGGAATCCGCCGCTGGCGCATCGGAGTGGGGTATGCAATAACTTCCACATGGATTGTGGCAAAACGTTCTGGGCCACAACCGTCgtcttccttccttcctttcTTCCATCGTTCCGAGCGAGCGAACGCGTAATTGAATTTTCACGGGGGCCAAAGCAATTAAAGGGGGAAAAGTGCCAAGAAAGCGGACATGAATTGATGCCCCGCGGCATAGAATAGAGTCATAAGGATTAGAAAGGGCGGGTGGAAAGCTAAGCGCGCCCAGCTGCAGAAAGATTAATGCGTTTCGATTTGCCCGTTGCCATTCGCAGATCAAAGCCATTGCCGCCGAGAAATACAACTACACCTTCAGCGACAACGAGCCGATTTCGGCATTCGTCACCTCCTTCTTCGACGGCGTCCTGCTCTACGCCAATGCCCTCAACGAGAGCATCCGGGAGGATCCGACGATGCTCGCACGGCCCATCAACGGCACCGACATGGTGCGCCGCATGTGGAACCGCAGCTTCACGGGCATCACCGGCAACGTGACCATCGATGCCAACGGCGACCGGCTGTCGGCCTACTCGCTGCTGGACATGAACCCCACCACCGGCAGATTCGAGATTGTGGCCCACTTCCTGCACAACCGCCTGGAGTTCGAGGCCAACAAGGAGATCCACTGGGCAGGCGACCGGGAGGAGGCGCCTCCAGATCGACCCATCTGCGGCTACGATGGCGCCCTATGCCCCGACAATTGTAAGTTTACTTGGTACTGATTACATAAGCATTTAAGATCTATATAGATAATAAATCTATATAGATATGAAATTTGTTACGTTGAAAGATATTAGACAAATCATACTTTGTAATCTTCAAAAGAAATTGATGCATGTGTTTCATTGTAGCCCTGCCTGGCTATGCCATCCTGTCCATAGTCCTGGGCACCATGGTGGTCGTAATGGCCGTGTGTTTCTTCTTCGGCTATCGCCACTACATCGCAGAGGCGGAGATTAACTCAATGAGCTGGAAGGTGTCGCTGGAGGATGTGATGTTCCGAGATGCAGCGGAGCGTGGCCTGAGAGGCTCCTTCCATTCGCTGGTGAAGCAGAGCTCCCAGCTGACGCTGATGTCCGAGGACATGGTGTCCATTAACGGAGACCGCCAAATCTTCATACCGGTGGGCATGTTCCGCAAGAGCAAAGTGGCCATAAAGCCAGTGGAGGTGGACAACGTTCAGGCCCTGCTGACCCGCAGCCTAATGCTGGAGCTGAAGCGGATGAAGGACTTGCAGCACGACCACTTGGTCAAGTTCTATGGCGCCTGTCTGGATCAGAGGCGTAGCTTCCTGCTCACCGAATACTGCCCAAAGGGGTCGTTGCAGGATATCCTCGAGAACGAGCAGTTCCAGCTGGACTGGATGTTCCGCCTGTCGCTGATGCACGACATCGTGCGTGGTATGCAGTTCCTCCACAGCTCCGACATTCGTTCGCACGGCAACCTGAAGTCCTCCAACTGCGTGGTGGACTCCCGATTCGTGCTCAAGATCACCGACTTTGGATTGCACACCCTGCGGCGGACGAGATTCGACTTGGAGAGTGATGGGGGCAACTGCAACAGCCACGCCTACTGGAGCAGTAAGTAGTCAAAGTTTGCTATTGCTTGCAGTGCACTGAACAAAACAGTCGGTTGAATGAAGCAATTTCCATGTAATAATATTACATTCCAAGGATTTCCTAGATTCCTAGATatattgtaataaaaataaataactccttttcttttcctgTGCAGAGCTCTTGTGGACTGCCCCCGAACTGCTGAGAGTGGAGCACAATCGACCGCCGGAGGGAAGCCAGAAGGGCGATGTCTACGCCTTTGGAATCATTGTTCACGAGATAACCACGCGACAAGGACCCTTCTACCTGGGCAGGTGTGCGTACGAGAAATCGCCACAAGGTATGCCATTCAAGTGTTTCACATTCTAGACCCCACTCTCATCGTTCGAGTGTCCTTTTCACTTGGTCGTGTTTCGTGTTGCGGCCGATTTTGTCTGTGCGGAATTTTAATGCCAGATTTTTGCACATGTTGCGGTTATTTCGTCCGTCAGTTGGCCACTCGGTTGGTGGTAAAGgcggttgtggttgtggttgtggtcgTGAGCCAGGAGGAGCTCTGCAAAATACGCGGTCGAAATGGTGAAAGCTAAGTCCAATGGCAATATGGTTGTATAATCTTGAGTAgggcaaacattaaaaattagCTGGAATTTTCACTCAAATCATTTTAAGCACAATGTTCTACCCATTTAAATTTACCAAGGTACGAGTTTTCGGCTTAgcacatatatttaattaaagttgcTGCCTCAAAGGTCATTCGACTTAACACTAAACCCAAAGTAGTTGTATTTTGAAGTAGATATGCTTGCCTTTTTGCTGTTCCATCATCCAGCCTGAAGTACCCAGTGCCCTGTTGAACCACAGAGCCACTTTGAGTCCCGCGCCGATTTCAATTGGCGTCAAAAACTTTGCCTTCTACTTGGCACTTGACGATTTCATCAAATTAGGCCGTGACTTGGAATCAGACTCGTCCTGCGGCGGAGGCACTCGTCAGCCGCAGAATGCAACTTTCGCATCTGGCATCAGGCATCTGGCACTAGACGCGACTTGTGTCTGCAGACGAATTTAATTGCGGTGCCAGCGAAACtgcaaatcgaaatcaaacTGCAGCCTGGTCGAAAAAGTTGAGACCGAAAAGGCAAATCACGAACTCTTCCTGCGGTGCGGCACGTCCTGGCAGCTGGAATCATGGGTGAGATTCCGGCCGCAACCGAAGTGCAGCATAGCCCAGTAGCCGGGTAGCTTGCTCTTGCTCCTGGTCCTCTCCTTGTTCTTGTCCTTCTCTCTACTGCCGGCCTCGTTCTTTTTGCTGTGCTTCTCGCATGCCTTGTCCTTTTTGGTGGATTTACCGCATTCCGCCTCCTTTTTGCTGGACTCCATACCTGCCTTGTTGGTGGCTTCGGCTCCTGGTGTTTCCTGCCATGGGTGGCAGTACTGCCTCTGCTGGACCTCCAGCTTGCGCAGCCACTCGATGCGTGATCTTCCCCAGCCTCTGTGCGAAATGGAGGAAGGTGGTGTTTTCTCCCTGCACCCGAACACCACTTCGACATCGGTCGGCTCTGCTGGACTCCTGCCTTCCATGCCATTCATGCCGCCGCACTGCCTCCTCCTGAACTTCCTCTTGGGACCACTGGTCATATTCCACAGGAGATCCGCCAATTGGCTCTTGGTCAGCGGCTCCTTGCGATGGCAGATGAGATGCAGCAGGATCTCGTGCTGGTTGCATGGCCTAAGTTCCTGGGGTCGCGGAGGCTTTGCCTGTGCAAGGATGCTGACCAGCTCCAGATATTCCTTTCCCGTGCACATTGTGGAAGCAGTGTTTAGGTGTCCGTGTGCAAAATCCGCCAAAGGATCGGATCTGGTGTTGACAAAGAAATACACTTAACACGAATAATTTACATAACCTAATTGCAcaaaataatttctaaattGAAGGCTAATTCAATGTTATTTTGTTGATCGCCCGCTCAGAAATCATCGAACTGGTTAAGGGATACAATCCTCATAGAATGCAGAAACCATTCCGTCCTGAACTGGAACCAAACGGTGATACCAAGGCGGACATCAACGGCATAATTCGTCGCTGCTGGGCAGAGGATCCTGCCGAGCGTCCCGACTTTAATACCCTGAAGTCAATGATACGCAGGTTTAATAAGTAAGTACTACTGACTCCAAAGCTATGGAATCCTTACAAACTGCTCCTACTTCTTTCATTCGCTTACAGAGACAACGAGACGGGAAACATTGTAGACAACCTGCTGAAGCGCATGGAACTGTACGCCAACAATCTGGAGGAACTGGTGGAGGAGCGCACCCAGGACTACCACGAGGAGAAGAAGAAGTGCGAGAAGCTGCTGTACCAATTGCTGCCGCAAAGCGTGGCCGCCCAGCTCATCAGCGGACAGCCGGTGGTGGCGGAGACCTTTGACCAGGTGACCATATACTTCAGTGACATCGTGGGCTTCACTGCCATCTCGGCGGAAAGCACGCCCATGCAGGTGGTGCAGTTCCTAAACGACCTGTACACCTGCTTCGATTCCATTGTGGAAAACTTTGATGTGTATAAAGTGGAGACCATTGGAGACGCTTACATGGTTGTGTCCGGACTGCCCATTCGAAATGGCAACCAGCACGCCCGGGAGATCGCCCGCCTGGCACTGGCCCTCCTGGAGGCGGTGCACAATTTCCGCATCCACCATCGTCCGGAGGATCGGTTGAAGCTAAGAATAGGCCTGCACACCGGAGCCTGTGTGGCCGGAGTGGTGGGTCTGAAGATGCCACGCTACTGCCTGTTTGGTGACACTGTGAACACTGCCTCCCGCATGGAGTCCAATGGCGAGGCGCTCAAGATCCACATAAGTGAAACCACTAAGGCGGCGCTGGACGAGTTCGGCACCTTTGTGACCACCCGGCGGGGCTTTGTGCCCATGAAGGGCAAAGGTGAGATGCTAACCTACTGGCTGGAGGGCGAGGTGCCCCGCCCCAACTCCCTGATCTCGCCCAGCAAGCTGATGCTCACGCGTCGCTCCTCACTGAAGCAGCCGCAGCGCAGCCAGTCGCATAATCTGCACAAGCAGTACTCCGAGCTAGTGGTGGCCTCGCCACCGCCTCAGTTACCGCCACCTGCGATAGCTctgccaccgccaccgtcGCCGTCCAAGGATTCGCCCAATCTCCGCGTGAAACGCAAGATCAGCTCCAGTTCACCCAAACTGAATGGCGGCGGCTTTGACTACCACAAGACTGAGAACCACTATCTGGATACTGCGGCGGCGGCCCAGAGGAACTGCGACATCTACAGCAGCCGCAGCCTGCGGGACATGGAGGAGACCTCCGATAGCTGGGAGCTGGCACACTTCCGGCTGCCGCTGAGCGGAGCACTCAAGAGCCACAATCACCTCAATAACAACAATAGCCACGGCTATGTGCACTCGAATTCCAGCTCCAATCTTAGCGGTATCCTGCAACCACCGCCACTGGGTGTCCCACGGACCCGGCTGAAGCCCTCGCCCACGATCTCAACGCTGCTGACGAGCGCCAGGAGTGAGGCCAATGCCTCTCCAGGCCCAGAAACGGGCAGCATGGGCAGTGGGCAGCAGAGGATCAAGTTTGCTGAGGGGGACGAGACACCACTGCTGCCCACACCGCCGCCACTGTCTGCTCCTCCACCGATTCCACAAATGGTGGCCACCACTCCGCAACGGAGCGCCAGTGGCCAGAACATTCCGGCGGACAGCAGCCACTACGGTTTTCTGGTGAAGAGCTACAAGCCGCAGTGCCCACCAGTGGCGGGCAGTGCCGTCACCCAACCACTGCTGGCCAAGATCAACTCATAGCTGTATGGGGGGGAGTCGACTCCCTCTTCACTGTAATCATATGCATATTAAATGTACTTGTTTGTGATAATAAGTTAAACCCAAGTTGAACAAGTTAGTGGTTAGTCAATAGTCGACCGAATCAAATTCGAAATTCGTACGGGAAATCTTCTAAAATGTTTCCTAGCTTTTAATCGCCCCTTCCCTTTACTCATAAGTAGCGAATTTTATATGTAACCGAACCTAAAATCAAGACcttaaatcaaaaacaaaataaaacagaaacacTAGATGTAACTAGAAATTTACTCCCAATCAATTTGTTTCTTGTGCTTTGAATATTCATTCTCTCCAAACTCAAAAAATTAGCTTAAAGTAGATATTACTTAAGGATAAGCGTAGACAATTTGTGAAAATTTCTTGAATGTAAAGTATTAGATGAacattgaatatttattttgagaATTGACGAATAAAGAAATCCATATAATCAATAAACTGTATAATGAAATTGTGCTTTACTCAAAATGTGTCGAAAATCGGCTTGGAAGAACAAGGAATGGAGAAATAATTCAAATTCTGATAAGAGAGTGGTTTTAAAAATGCGCGCCAAGATGAAAATCAGGGATGGAAACTAGCGTGACCGTTGACAGATATATCTTTCTTACGTTGTGATAAGAGCAATAACGTTAAGCCTTTTAACGCATAAATTTGGTTTTGCGAAGAGATATTTTAGCAAACTCTTCTTAAATTGATCTAGAAAATCTAAAATGTTTCAGATAAAGCTATGATAAACAAATGAATTGAAACTCAACTGCTTCCAATGCACCATGCGCATGTGGTATTTTGCGGGCAAGCAGAAACAGCCACACTGACCCTTTGGCCAAGATTATTTATGTTGATCGTTGGTTTTGAGTGGGCCGGAGTTACCTGCAAGTTGTCCATTAGTTGAGTTATCACCTGTCACACTGCTGATTGCGGAGTTCCCTCGAGATCGCGACTTCCTACAGCGGGCAAGAGGTGAGTACAAGACCCAGCGGCTCATCGAGCATACGCAACATTGCATAATTTAGCATATCCAATGGGCTGGATGAATTGCAGTTTCCACGGCGCCCGATTTCCAGGGTATCACCTAGATCTCCTGTGTCTCCTGGTGCCGTGCTGAAAAGTCACCAAATTACATATACTTATCAAATCACAATTTGCACTCCGCTTACCTGGTGGGCAAAAAATAGTGATTTCCCTTTTGGGGGCGTCTGATAATTTGGGTGATTAATTGCGAAATTGCCGCCAGCCCATAAAACAAAGCAGTTGTGTTCACCGAGCTGTTACAGTCACAGCTCCACTTTATCTGGCACGTTTCTATCAGAGCTTATCGTTCCGCAATTGTTTTCCCACGTCGCCGCGCAGGAACCCGGACCACACCATGCTGTACTGCCCGCCCAACGTGACCCTCAGCGAGGTCTGGACGCAGCATGGCATATCGCATTGCTTCATGGACACCGTGGGACCGGCGGTATACGGCGGATTCCTGCTGCTCTTCGGCTGCATTCAATTACTGATGTACCGGAGGTATGCCACCCGGATAACGGATCCCACGCAAATCTCCAAGTCCCGGCTCTTTGCCCTGCAGCTCTTCCTTTTGCTCCTGCTCCCAGTTCTGGCTTTATTGCGGTTTCTGATGAACGCACGTATCTATCCAGATAGTGCGGTGTACGGGTATATGGTAAAAATGAGAATTAACATGGGTTGCCTATTACTGATGCCATTATTTTCTGCAGATCTTCTCCACTTCCGTTGTGTGCTTCTCTTACCCATTAAGCATCTGTTTGATACTCAAAGAGCGCTACTACCAGCTGCCCTCTATGCCCACTCGAGGTCACGGCCTTGTTCTATTGCTATTCTGGACATTGGCCTTCATCAACGAGTCGCTGGCCTTCATGAACTTGCGCCACGAGGATTGGTGGTTCAACCTAAAAACGTAAGTAATGCAAGCGACTACAAAGGAAAGGATAATCTATAGTACCATTTTAACTACCCACAGTAACAAGGATCAAATTGAGATGGGCTTGTTTGTCACCCGGTTCCTTTGCTCCCTGCTCATCTTCGTTTTGGGTCTGAAAGCTCCTGGCATCATGGCTCCGTACAATCCTCATCAGCGGCTGGACAATGATGCCGCCAACGAATCGCAGGGAAATGTGCAGACAGGATCTGCGTTCAGGAACGGGTGGCGCAAGCTGCGCACCGTCTTTCCGTACCTTTGGCCTAGGAAGAATATTGTCCTGCAGTTAGCCGTCATCGTTTGCATTATACTCCTGCTTGCCGGTCGAGTCATAAAGCTGTTTTTGCCGATTTATCGCAAGAAGTTGGGTAGGTCAAGAATTATGCACGCAGATCGTTAAGTAATTCATTGCTAATCTCCTGCTTCGACAGTTGACAGTCTTACCATTGCACCGATCGTCTTTCGCTGGGATTTTGTGCTGGTCTATGTGGCATTATCCTTTCTCCAGGGTGGCGGCACTGGCAGCATGGGATTGTTTAATAATCTTCGCACCTTCCTCTGGATACGGGTTCAACAGTACACGACCAGGGAGATCGAGATTGAGCTGTTCCGGCATCTCCACCAGCTCTCATTGAGATGGCACTTGCAACGCAAAACGGGAGAGGTGCTGCGTGTCATGGATCGCGGCACGGACTCCATCAACAACCTCCTCAACTATATTGTCTTTTCGATTGCACCCACCATTCTGGATCT
This genomic stretch from Drosophila yakuba strain Tai18E2 chromosome 3R, Prin_Dyak_Tai18E2_2.1, whole genome shotgun sequence harbors:
- the LOC6537120 gene encoding atrial natriuretic peptide receptor 1 isoform X2; translated protein: MPQAGQGLSLLLILCLLQVLLFPSAAWFYDAESVGGVASIGAGSDEHSFKTPETKNSHKSKSTELVQHFPSLPSPDHRRLGARKQLVFVALLPSVESDNKNDCIMPKVLPVLELGIRHVQRMGFVGGSHFDIQLISRDTFCSSKYGPIGFFEIYTQWPEVNAVFGLPCEYVLAPISRYADVWQVPVLTTGGNAKEFNKKSESYSTLTRLKGAQVNNLGNVVRAILNSFNWTRTALIYQNENAKVKGNSVCFLCLAAIHDTIEEHSVYQLGFDTSTWTKADITRMLKNVAMQSRIVIMCADPQSIRQIMLTAEELNMIDSGEYVFINIELFSRVQYLTSQPWYDKNDTDLNNERAQKAYTAMLTVTPKQPNDNEYTRVSNEIKAIAAEKYNYTFSDNEPISAFVTSFFDGVLLYANALNESIREDPTMLARPINGTDMVRRMWNRSFTGITGNVTIDANGDRLSAYSLLDMNPTTGRFEIVAHFLHNRLEFEANKEIHWAGDREEAPPDRPICGYDGALCPDNSLPGYAILSIVLGTMVVVMAVCFFFGYRHYIAEAEINSMSWKVSLEDVMFRDAAERGLRGSFHSLVKQSSQLTLMSEDMVSINGDRQIFIPVGMFRKSKVAIKPVEVDNVQALLTRSLMLELKRMKDLQHDHLVKFYGACLDQRRSFLLTEYCPKGSLQDILENEQFQLDWMFRLSLMHDIVRGMQFLHSSDIRSHGNLKSSNCVVDSRFVLKITDFGLHTLRRTRFDLESDGGNCNSHAYWSKLLWTAPELLRVEHNRPPEGSQKGDVYAFGIIVHEITTRQGPFYLGRCAYEKSPQEIIELVKGYNPHRMQKPFRPELEPNGDTKADINGIIRRCWAEDPAERPDFNTLKSMIRRFNKDNETGNIVDNLLKRMELYANNLEELVEERTQDYHEEKKKCEKLLYQLLPQSVAAQLISGQPVVAETFDQVTIYFSDIVGFTAISAESTPMQVVQFLNDLYTCFDSIVENFDVYKVETIGDAYMVVSGLPIRNGNQHAREIARLALALLEAVHNFRIHHRPEDRLKLRIGLHTGACVAGVVGLKMPRYCLFGDTVNTASRMESNGEALKIHISETTKAALDEFGTFVTTRRGFVPMKGKGEMLTYWLEGEVPRPNSLISPSKLMLTRRSSLKQPQRSQSHNLHKQYSELVVASPPPQLPPPAIALPPPPSPSKDSPNLRVKRKISSSSPKLNGGGFDYHKTENHYLDTAAAAQRNCDIYSSRSLRDMEETSDSWELAHFRLPLSGALKSHNHLNNNNSHGYVHSNSSSNLSGILQPPPLGVPRTRLKPSPTISTLLTSARSEANASPGPETGSMGSGQQRIKFAEGDETPLLPTPPPLSAPPPIPQMVATTPQRSASGQNIPADSSHYGFLVKSYKPQCPPVAGSAVTQPLLAKINS
- the LOC6537120 gene encoding atrial natriuretic peptide receptor 1 isoform X1: MQISQTNSQRQIGKQNDTESASAKPRPASLDLIEVPVAREVVNSIQISRRACLFPMLFLLFLIGLVFGPQDCVADCREEPARDCEAICDASGRNCTIRALVLLPDDNMYQASLPRVLPILKVAEQQIRSKSLIPPHIDFEWLAHDTKCDASLGVIKAMDGIIKQCAQVIFGPVCDYSLAAVSRITKYFNSQGTPLISVGGSTYDFEQKKTDCNDEFYMLLRTGMLSFETISELTINVMKRHNWSHSIFYYERDGQRSVAGMHTCFLMMKSLGKQMRNENMTFAQFPLEPNLTNRTEEMRREIGNKHAIVIMCADPQSIRQIMLTAEELNMIDSGEYVFINIELFSRVQYLTSQPWYDKNDTDLNNERAQKAYTAMLTVTPKQPNDNEYTRVSNEIKAIAAEKYNYTFSDNEPISAFVTSFFDGVLLYANALNESIREDPTMLARPINGTDMVRRMWNRSFTGITGNVTIDANGDRLSAYSLLDMNPTTGRFEIVAHFLHNRLEFEANKEIHWAGDREEAPPDRPICGYDGALCPDNSLPGYAILSIVLGTMVVVMAVCFFFGYRHYIAEAEINSMSWKVSLEDVMFRDAAERGLRGSFHSLVKQSSQLTLMSEDMVSINGDRQIFIPVGMFRKSKVAIKPVEVDNVQALLTRSLMLELKRMKDLQHDHLVKFYGACLDQRRSFLLTEYCPKGSLQDILENEQFQLDWMFRLSLMHDIVRGMQFLHSSDIRSHGNLKSSNCVVDSRFVLKITDFGLHTLRRTRFDLESDGGNCNSHAYWSKLLWTAPELLRVEHNRPPEGSQKGDVYAFGIIVHEITTRQGPFYLGRCAYEKSPQEIIELVKGYNPHRMQKPFRPELEPNGDTKADINGIIRRCWAEDPAERPDFNTLKSMIRRFNKDNETGNIVDNLLKRMELYANNLEELVEERTQDYHEEKKKCEKLLYQLLPQSVAAQLISGQPVVAETFDQVTIYFSDIVGFTAISAESTPMQVVQFLNDLYTCFDSIVENFDVYKVETIGDAYMVVSGLPIRNGNQHAREIARLALALLEAVHNFRIHHRPEDRLKLRIGLHTGACVAGVVGLKMPRYCLFGDTVNTASRMESNGEALKIHISETTKAALDEFGTFVTTRRGFVPMKGKGEMLTYWLEGEVPRPNSLISPSKLMLTRRSSLKQPQRSQSHNLHKQYSELVVASPPPQLPPPAIALPPPPSPSKDSPNLRVKRKISSSSPKLNGGGFDYHKTENHYLDTAAAAQRNCDIYSSRSLRDMEETSDSWELAHFRLPLSGALKSHNHLNNNNSHGYVHSNSSSNLSGILQPPPLGVPRTRLKPSPTISTLLTSARSEANASPGPETGSMGSGQQRIKFAEGDETPLLPTPPPLSAPPPIPQMVATTPQRSASGQNIPADSSHYGFLVKSYKPQCPPVAGSAVTQPLLAKINS
- the LOC6537121 gene encoding uncharacterized protein LOC6537121, coding for MCTGKEYLELVSILAQAKPPRPQELRPCNQHEILLHLICHRKEPLTKSQLADLLWNMTSGPKRKFRRRQCGGMNGMEGRSPAEPTDVEVVFGCREKTPPSSISHRGWGRSRIEWLRKLEVQQRQYCHPWQETPGAEATNKAGMESSKKEAECGKSTKKDKACEKHSKKNEAGSREKDKNKERTRSKSKLPGYWAMLHFGCGRNLTHDSSCQDVPHRRKSS